The following DNA comes from Fervidibacillus albus.
GTACATTCGAATTTCGTCGCGAACTTCAGCAGCTTTTTCAAATTCTTCCTTTTCAATTAACGTTTGTAACGTTTCCTTTAAAATATCGATTTTTTTCTTAATAAACAAGGATCCGCCTGCCCTTTTCGGAATTTTTCCGCTATGTTTCCAATTTCCGCCATGCAACCTTTTTAAAATCGGTGTCAATTGATCATGAAACGTAGGATAGCAATTCGGACAACCAAACTTTCCAACTTTTAAAAATCGAGAAAAGGTCATTCCACATTCCGTACATTGTATCAAATCTTTATGTTGTATCGTTTCTTGTTGTTTTTGTTCAAAACTAGGATTTACATTGAATAATCCCGCTAACAAATTGTTAATCGTCAAGCTCGGCGATTGATTCATAAAAATGAAGTTTCCTTTTTCTTGTGCACATTGTTCACATAAATGAATTTCTGTTTTCTCACCATTGATGATTTTCGTGAAATGTAAAGTTGCCGGTCGTTTTTGACATTCTTCACACAACATTTTTTTCACCTCTCTCTTAAGCGAAGTAAAGGGGGTATTAAATGTATTTTAGGGTATTTAACATCGTCTTCAACAATCTCGCCCGTAAATAGTCCCGTTCGGGTAAATCGAGCCCGATTATATTCCGTTCCATGATGCTTGCCATAATTTTTGCTTCCCTTTCTGTGATAACTTCCTCTTCAGCGAGCCGATTAATAATATCGACGGCAACGGATTGGGGTACTTCATTTCCAATTAAATTTAATATATGATCGATTAGATGAATATCGTCATTCGTTCGGACTTTGATAATCCGAATATACCCACCACCTCCGCGCTTACTTTCGACGATATATCCCCGTTCAATGGTGAAGCGCGTATTGATTACGTAGTTTATTTGCGAAGGAACACATTGAAATTTATTTGCAATCTCGCTCCTTTTTATTTCCACAATTTCATTATCACTCGTCTCTAAGACTCGTTTTAAGTACTCTTCAATAATGTCGGAAATATTTCTCATGTTCCTCCCTCCTCTTCTCCGTCTTTTGACTTTGACTATATTTGACTTTAGTAATTTTATTATATATGTTTTTTCCGGTTTAAGCAAACATCGTTACTTTCCATTTGCATTTTTTCTTAGTGTGCCTTTATATAAAACCAAATGATACTAAAAATAATTGAATATCGTTCATTTTTCGGGAGCAATAGTCTAACGGGTCATAAAACATAGGATGTTCATGTAGGTAAAGACGAATAAAATAAAGCCCATAAGAAGCATCTTTTTTCTTTTTTTCCGATTTACAACCGTAATAAACTGTAGAAATTCATAATTAAATAAATTTTTGACGATTCGATCGGAAGTGTTCGTTCAATACTTTAGATCCAATAATTCGAATCGAGATTTATGTATACCTTTTTAAAAAGAACTTTTAATTGACATTCAAGCTTTACAAAAAATGTCCTACTCGATAGACCGAAATCCGGTCAGAACGCTTTACCTAATTTACGATTTAAAGAACGTATGACACTTTCCTAGTAGGCAAAAGGAAATGACTGAAATATGTGTATCGACCTGTTTATCCTTTTGGAATCCAGCTAAAAAAATCAAAAACCATCTTCTCCGGTTTGAAAATCTTTTGTAACCGGGGAAGAGAGGCACAATTAAACTCCGTCCCACCGTTGATGACTCCTGATAGTTCACACACTAACCACTAATTAGGTTATATAGAATACTTCAAACCTTCAATTCTTCCTAGGTAAGAATTCAATCATTCATTAAATTTGTCGTTTGTTCTTCTAGATTATCCCTTTGTAATCCGAGACTTTCACTATCGGACACAAAAAAAGATGACCGAATAACGATCATCCTTTTTATTTGCCCGGCAACGTCCTACTCTCGCAGGGGAAATCCCCAACTACCATCGGCGCTGAGAAGCTTAACTTCCGTGTTCGGGATGGGAACGGGTGTGACCTTCTCGCCATCATCACCGGACTTTTATATTTTTTTAATAGGAAATTTTTATTCCTTCAAAACTAGATAACGTAAGGCAAAGAGTGCGCTTGACAGTCGCCTTCGCTTTTCTTTGTCCAGCTTTGACTCCTAGCGACAAACTCCCTTCGCTCGCCTCCGAATCGATAAGTCAACATCGGCTCGAATCCTCGCCGTGTTTCCTTTATCTCCTTTCGGCGCGCTCCAGGTCGTACGTCGCTTGACAGTCGTCAAAGCTTTTCTATTAGGTTAAGTCCTCGAACGATTAGTATCCGTCAGCTCCACACGTCACCGTGCTTCCACCTCGGACCTATCAACCTTGTCATCTTCAAGGGTTCTTACTATAGCCGAAGCTATAAGGGAAATCTCATCTTGAGGGGGGCTTCATGCTTAGATGCTTTCAGCACTTATCCCTTCCGCACATAGCTACCCAGCGATGCCCCTGGCGGGACAACTGGTACACCAGCGGTGCGTCCATCCCGGTCCTCTCGTACTAAGGACAGCTCCTCTCAAATTTCCTACGCCCACGACGGATAGGGACCGAACTGTCTCACGACGTTCTGAACCCAGCTCGCGTACCGCTTTAATGGGCGAACAGCCCAACCCTTGGGACCGACTACAGCCCCAGGATGCGATGAGCCGACATCGAGGTGCCAAACCTCCCCGTCGATGTGGACTCTTGGGGGAGATAAGCCTGTTATCCCCGGGGTAGCTTTTATCCGTTGAGCGATGGCCCTTCCATGCGGAACCACCGGATCACTAAGCCCGACTTTCGTCCCTGCTCGACCTGTCCGTCTCGCAGTCAAGCTCCCTTATGCCTTTACACTCTGCGAATGATTTCCAACCATTCTGAGGGAACCTTTGGGCGCCTCCGTTACCTTTTAGGAGGCGACCGCCCCAGTCAAACTGCCCACCTGACACTGTCTCCCGAAGCGATTCAGCTTCGCGGGTTAGAATTTCCATACAGCCAGGGTAGTATCCCAACGACGCCTCCATGGAAGCTAGCGCTCCCACTTCCACGGCTCCTACCTATCCTGTACAAGCTGCACCGAAATTCAATATCAGGCTACAGTAAAGCTCCACGGGGTCTTTCCGTCCTGTCGCGGGTAACCTGCATCTTCACAGGTACTATAATTTCACCGAGTCTCTCGTTGAGACAGTGCCCAGATCGTTACGCCTTTCGTGCGGGTCGGAACTTACCCGACAAGGAATTTCGCTACCTTAGGACCGTTATAGTTACGGCCGCCGTTTACTGGGGCTTCAATTCGAAGCTTCGTGTTACCACTAACCTCTCCTTTTAACCTTCCAGCACCGGGCAGGCGTCAGCCCCTATACTTCGCCTTACGGCTTTGCAGAGACCTGTGTTTTTGCTAAACAGTCGCCTGGGCCTATTCACTGCGGCTTTTCAGGGCTATGCACCCCGAAAAGCACCCCTTCTCCCGAAGTTACGGGGTCATTTTGCCGAGTTCCTTAACGAGAGTTCTCTCGCTCACCTTAGGATTCTCTCCTCGCCTACCTGTGTCGGTTTGCGGTACGGGCACCCGGATCCTCGCTAGAAGCTTTTCTCGACAGTGTGAAATCAGGAACTTCGGTACTTTATTTCCCTCCCCATCACAGCTTGATGCATGAGAAAAAGGATTTGCCTCTTTCTCCATCTCACTGCTTGGACGCGGATATCCAACACCGCGCATTCCCTATCCTCCTGTGTCCCTCCGTTGCTCAAACGGATCCTAGGTGGTACAGGAATATCAACCTGTTGTCCATCGCCTACGCCTGTCGGCCTCGGCTTAGGTCCCGACTAACCCTGAGCGGACGAGCCTTCCTCAGGAAACCTTAGGCATTCGGTGGAAGGGATTCTCACCCTTCTTTCGCTACTCATACCGGCATTCTCACTTCTAAGCGCTCCACCGGTCCTTCCGGTCCGGCTTCAATGCCCTTAGAACGCTCTCCTACCACGGACACGTAAGTGTCCATCCGCAGTTTCGGTGATACGTTTAGCCCCGGTACATTTTCGGCGCAGAGTCACTCGACCAGTGAGCTATTACGCACTCTTTAAATGGTGGCTGCTTCTAAGCCAACATCCTGGTTGTCTGGGCAACTCCACATCCTTTTCCACTTAACGTATACTTTGGGACCTTAACTGGCGGTCTGGGCTGTTTCCCTCTCGACTACGGATCTTAGCACTCGCAGTCTGACTCCCAAGCATAAGTCGTTGGCATTCGGAGTTTATCTGAATTCGGTAACCCGAT
Coding sequences within:
- a CDS encoding UvrB/UvrC motif-containing protein, with protein sequence MLCEECQKRPATLHFTKIINGEKTEIHLCEQCAQEKGNFIFMNQSPSLTINNLLAGLFNVNPSFEQKQQETIQHKDLIQCTECGMTFSRFLKVGKFGCPNCYPTFHDQLTPILKRLHGGNWKHSGKIPKRAGGSLFIKKKIDILKETLQTLIEKEEFEKAAEVRDEIRMYERQLQEGDV
- a CDS encoding CtsR family transcriptional regulator — protein: MRNISDIIEEYLKRVLETSDNEIVEIKRSEIANKFQCVPSQINYVINTRFTIERGYIVESKRGGGGYIRIIKVRTNDDIHLIDHILNLIGNEVPQSVAVDIINRLAEEEVITEREAKIMASIMERNIIGLDLPERDYLRARLLKTMLNTLKYI